The proteins below come from a single Xyrauchen texanus isolate HMW12.3.18 chromosome 3, RBS_HiC_50CHRs, whole genome shotgun sequence genomic window:
- the LOC127629420 gene encoding uncharacterized protein LOC127629420, with amino-acid sequence MMTMSAPIWKTLLVCPADPLTLSHPQANHSQSEGRKGEGPEESQHLIGDGLSDWMTEEVDFSSYLPTPHSSPSPNASLPPSPLQHDIQVPSDLEVMTSLLQEELAQLEDYFLSEPLPEKASKLGKCDKGPTAVGPPSYYQLPYTSYSSSNQSESSPLLVTLATGELDLLSFCGGPIGRTKIPRHTPYSCSRPNSNICSRKRVSDGARVAESYESSIWSSKGCSSGNSAVAPAGSYSCAEDEQVVGKGYCLGSAVEIRRCTILPKEEKNCRYTEEAIATSKVVGGGYGFSGPLQIPLKKDEMMYGVREVNLSGIGGSTEMEIMSDAKSGSSDVVKANTTWKSEPNESRFLQGTPQEEAYNSFLGAINDPVKAESAEIHRQHNNFHCGFLEGQGPDCLGGDHHRPEMGSPCARGVCVLKEDPCIVKPELEVPLIEGNHGERKQKKRDQNKTAAHRYRQRKRAEFDSLEEQLHGLEGRNRELRDKAESVEREIQYVKDLLIEVYKARSQRLKQETRT; translated from the exons ATGATGACTATGTCAGCACCCATTTGGAAGACTTTACTTGTTTGCCCGGCAGAccccctcactctctctcacccacAGGCTAACCACAGCCAATCGGAGGGGCGCAAAGGGGAGGGGCCAGAAGAGAGCCAGCACTTAATTG GTGATGGTCTTAGTGATTGGATGACGGAAGAAGTAGATTTCTCCTCTTACCTCCCAACCCCTCACTCCTCTCCCTCCCCAAATGCATCCCTTCCCCCCTCGCCCCTCCAGCATGACATTCAGGTGCCCTCAGATTTGGAGGTCATGACCTCTCTGCTGCAAGAGGAGCTTGCTCAGCTGGAGGATTACTTCCTGTCTGAACCACTCCCAGAAAAGGCCTCCAAACTGGGCAAATGCGACAAGGGTCCAACAGCAGTTGGTCCTCCATCGTATTACCAGTTGCCCTACACATCATATTCTTCTTccaaccaatcagaatccagcCCTCTACTTGTTACCCTGGCAACTGGGGAACTTGACTTGCTGAGCTTTTGTGGGGGTCCCATTGGGCGTACCAAAATTCCTAGACACACCCCTTACAGTTGCAGCCGCCCCAACAGCAACATCTGCAGCCGCAAGCGTGTTTCCGATGGGGCGAGGGTGGCTGAAAGCTACGAGAGTAGCATCTGGAGTTCCAAAGGATGTTCCTCAGGTAACTCAGCTGTTGCACCTGCTGGTAGCTATAGCTGTGCAGAAGATGAACAGGTGGTGGGCAAAGGCTACTGCCTGGGCAGTGCGGTGGAGATCAGAAGgtgcactattttacccaaaGAGGAGAAGAACTGCCGCTACACAGAAGAGGCCATTGCCACAAGTAAGGTTGTTGGCGGCGGATACGGATTTAGTGGACCCCTTCAAATTCCCCTAAAGAAAGATGAAATGATGTATGGTGTCAGAGAAGTAAATTTAAGTGGCATAGGAGGAAGCACAGAGATGGAGATAATGAGTGATGCAAAGAGTGGTTCTAGCGACGTGGTGAAGGCCAACACCACTTGGAAGTCTGAGCCCAACGAAAGCCGTTTCCTCCAAGGTACACCCCAAGAAGAGGCCTACAATAGCTTTCTAGGGGCCATCAATGACCCAGTTAAAGCAGAAAGTGCAGAGATTCATCGTCAACATAATAACTTTCACTGCGGCTTTCTTGAAGGCCAAGGCCCTGATTGTTTGGGTGGTGACCACCACAGACCAGAAATGGGATCTCCATGTGCTAGAGGAGTCTGTGTGTTAAAAGAAGATCCCTGCATTGTGAAACCAGAGCTAGAGGTACCACTTATCGAAGGGAACCATGGTGAACGCAAACAGAAGAAGAGAGATCAGAACAAGACTGCAGCTCACAG ATATCGTCAAAGAAAGCGAGCAGAGTTTGACTCATTAGAGGAACAGCTTCATGGTCTGGAGGGTAGAAACCGAGAGCTGCGGGACAAGGCAGAATCAGTGGAACGGGAGATCCAGTATGTGAAAGACCTCCTGATTGAGGTGTACAAGGCCCGTAGCCAACGCCTAAAACAGGAAACCAGAACCTGA